The genomic region CACCAGTTTCGCCTTTATGCGCGCCATCGGCGATGCTTACATCGACGCCTATCTGCCGATCGTGCAGCGCCGTAAAAACGATGCCTTCACCGCGCAGCAGCGTGAATTCCAGGAATTCCGCCGTGGTCGTTATGTCGAGTTCAACCTGGTTTATGACCGTGGCACGTTGTTCGGCCTGCAATCGGGCGGGCGTACCGAGTCGATTCTGATGTCGCTGCCGCCGCAAGTGCGCTGGGGCTATGACTGGAAGGCCGAGCCTGGCAGCGAAGAAGCGCGCCTGACCGAGTACTTCCTGCAAGACCGCGACTGGTTAGCCGAAGCCTGAGGATTTCTGATGGATCGTTACGTCGTTTTCGGTAACCCGATCGGCCACAGCAAATCGCCGATGATTCACAAGCTGTTCGCCGAACAGACGGGTCAGCACCTCGACTACAGCACGTTGCTGGCGCCGCTCGAGGATTTTGCGGGTTGCGCCACGGCGTTTTTTCAGGAGGGTCGCGGCGCCAACGTTACCGTGCCGTTCAAGGAAGACGCTTACCGTTTGGCCAATAGCCTGACTGCTCGTGCGCAGCGGGCCGGCGCGGTGAACACCTTGAGCAAACTCGCCGACGGTTCGCTGCTCGGCGACAACACCGACGGCGCCGGGCTGGTGCGGGATCTGACGGTGAATGCCGGGTTCAGCCTGACGGGCAAACGCATCTTGCTGCTCGGCGCCGGCGGCGCCGTGCGTGGGGCGCTGGAGCCGTTGCTGGCGGAGCAACCGGCCTCAGTCATCATCGCCAATCGCACAGTGGACAAGGCTGAGTTGCTGGCCGAGTTGTTCTGCGACCTCGGGCCGGTGTCGGCCAGTGGTTTTGATTGGTTGCGTGAGCCGGTGGACGTGATCATCAACGCCACATCGGCGAGCCTGACCGGCGACGTGCCGCCGATTGCGCCAAGCCTGATCGAGCCGGGCAAGACCCTGTGCTACGACATGATGTATGGCAAGGAACCGACGGCGTTCTGCCGTTGGGCCAGCGAGAATGGCGCGGCGGTGGCGATGGATGGCTTGGGGATGCTTGCTGAGCAGGCGGCTGAGGCATTTTACCTGTGGCGCGGCGTACGCCCGGACACGGCGCCAGTATTAGCCGAACTGCGCCGCCAGTTGGCCCAATAAATAACCCTGTGGGAGCGAGCCTGCTCGCGAAAGCGGCCTGTCTGACACATCAATGTTGGATGTGCCGCAGTCTTCGCGAGCAGGCTCGCTCCCACAAGGATTACCTCGATCGCCAATCAATCCTCAAACCGGATCGGGCACTTCTCCGGCCCCTCAAGCTTGCGCAACTCCTCCACCACCTGCGGCCGCGCCCGGCGCAACGTCAAACTGCGATTCTGGCGTAACAACCGTCGCGCCTCCTGATGCAGCATCTCCACCCCTGAGTAGTCGATGAAGTTGATCTGCTGCGCCTCGATCACCACTCGCGCGCCGTGCAGGCGTTGCAGACGCACCTGAAGATAATGGCTGGCGCCGAAAAAGATCGAGCCGCCGACGCGCAACACATCGTCCTCGCCGTCGCGCCAATGCTGCACGCGCGGTTGCGAGGTGCGCTTGAGATAGAAGAACAGCGAGGCCAGCACACCGGCATAAATCGCCGTCTGCAACTCCAGCAGCAACGTCGCCAGACACGTCAGGGCCATGACCACGAACTCGGCGCGGCTAACCCGCAACAAGGCACGAATGCCGCGGTGATCCACCAGTCCCCAGGCAATCAGCAGAATGCTCCCGGCCATCGCCGGGATCGGAATGTGCGCGATCAGCCCGGCGCCAAATATCGCGAACAGCGCGACCCAGATCGCCGAAAACACCCCGGCCAGTGGTGAGCAAGCGCCCGCCTCATAACTCAATCCCGAGCGAGTAAACGAGCCTGCCGACAACGATCCGGAAAAGAACGCCCCGACAATATTCGATAAACCCTGCGCGCGGACTTCCTGATTGGCATCGAGCAACTGTTGCGACCGCGCCGAAATCGAGCGGGCAATCGACAGACTGGTGACCAGTCCGAGCATGCCCACTGCGACGGCGCTCGGCAGCAGGCGCAAGATCAAATCGAGATCCAGCGGCAACGCACTGAACGGCGGTAACCGCCCGACAAACGCGCTGACCAGATGCACATGGCCGAACATCGCCGGCCACAGCCACACCAGCAGGCTGGCCAAAGCGAGGGTTATCAACAGCGTCGGCCAGCGCGGCAGCAATTGTTTCAACACCACACCGACAACCACCGTCGCCACACCGAGTACCAACGAAGGTTTATCCACAGCCCTGAGGTGATGCAGCAGATCCATCAGACTCGCCAGCGCCGTGGCTTTGGCCGGCAACTCCAGCCCCAACAGATTCGGCAACTGCCCGATGGCGATCACCACCGCCGCGCCAAGAGTGAACCCCAGCACCACTGAATGCGAAACGAAATTCACCAGCGCACCGAAGCGCAGCAGGCCGAGCAGCCATTGGAAAATTCCGGCAAGCAAGGTCAGCAACAAGATCAGGGTGATGTAGTCCTGCGACGCCGGGACCGCTAAGGGACTGACGCTGGCAAACAGCACGATCGAAATGGCTGCCGTCGGGCCACAGATCAAATGCCACGACGAACCCCACAGGCAGGCAATCAGCACCGGGATGATTGCGGCGTAGAGGCCATATTCAGGTGGCAGACCGGCGATCAGCGCGTAGGCGATCGACTGGGGTAACGCGAGAATCGCACCGCTGAGGCCGACGATCAGATCCCGTCCGACACTGGCGCGGGTTTGCCGCGGTAGCCAGGTGAGGAAGGGCAAGAGAGAGTGGCGGCTGGGGAAGGCCATGGGTCCTCGCGGTTGGGGTTTTGTTCAAGGTTATCAGGGTGCCAGGGGAAAGGCCCCTCACCCTAGCCCTCTCCCGGAGGGAGAGGGGACTGACCTTTGTGTTTGTAAGAGATTCATCAACCTGCGATTTCAGAGTTGAGCGCAAGTTTTGAATCCAATAAATATCGGCTCCCTTTCCCCCTCGCCCCCCTGGGGGAGAGGGCTGGGGTGAGGGGGCAAAAATCTCAAGCCGAGCAAAATTCAAAAAAACCCACAATCAAAGCTTCGCTTTCACCGCCGCCAACGCATCCTTGCCATCCACGGTCTTCACCCCATCCAGCCACTTGTCCAACACCGCCGGATTCGCCTTGATCCACGCCTTCGCCGCTTCGGCATTGGTGACCTTCTTGTTCACCACCTCAGCCATGATGCTGTTCTCCATCTCCTGGGTGAACGACAGATTGGTCAGCAACTTACCCACATTCGGACACGCCTCGGCATACCCTTTACGCGTCAGCGTAAACACGCTGCCAGTGTCGCCAAAGTACTTCTCGCCGCCCTTGAGGTAATGCATCTTCAACTGCACGTTCATCGGGTGCGGCGTCCAGCCGAGGAAGGTGACGAATTTCTGTTTCTTCACCGCCCGCGACACTTCAGCCAGCATCGCCTGTTCGCTGGATTCGATCAGCTTCCACTGGCCCATGTCGAAGTCGTTCTTCTTGATGATTTCCTGCAGCGAGATATTCGCCGGCGCACCCGAACCGATGCCGTAGATCTTACGATCGAACTTGTCCGCGTATTTGTTCAGGTCGGCAAAGTTATGCACACCCGCGTCCCACACGTAGTCCGGCACGGCGAGGGTGAATTCGGTGCCGTCGAGGTTCTTCGCCAGTTGCGTGACGTCACCGGTGGCGACGAACTTGTCGTAGAAGCCCTGCTGCGCCGGCATCCAGTTGCCGAGAAACACGTCCACCTGGCCGTCCTTCAAACCACCGAAGGTGATCGGCACCGCGAGGGTGTCGACCTTGGCCTTGTAGCCCATGCCGTCCAGCAGAAACCCGGTGATCGCATTGGTCGCGGCGATGTCGCTCCAGCCCGGATCGGCCATCTTCACCGTGTCGCAGCTCTGCTCGGCGAAGGCCGAAGCGCTGCTCAACGCGATCAGGCCAACCGTCACTACTGTGGATAACTTGCGCATGGACTTCCCCTTAACATTATTGGTTTTGGCAGGGTTGTGGATAACGTGCTTTGCGCTCCAGATCATCGAGATCGATGTGGTTGCGCATGTACTGCTGACTGGCGTCCACCAGTGGCTGGTGATCCCAGCTCTTCAGCTTGCCGATGGTCAGCGCGTCGGCAACAAAACGCCGCCGGCGCTGGCTGGCGAGGACTTCCCGGTGAATCGCCGGAATGTCCCACTTGGCCCGCGCTTCGGCGAGAAAATCGTCGAACAGCGTGCGATGCTGCGGCGATTGGCTGAGTTCTTCCAGTTCGCGGGGATCGTTGTCTACATCAAAGAGTAGGCAGGGGTCGCTTTCACTGTAGATAAACTTGTAGGCGCCGCGACGGATCATCATCAACGGGCTGACGGTGCCCTCGGCCATGTATTCGCCGAACACTTCGTCATGACCGCCCTGCCCTTGCAGATGCGAGACCAGTGAGCGGCCATCCAGCGGCAAGCCGGGTTCCAGCGTGCCGCCGGCCAGTTCAACGAAGGTTGGCAACAGGTCAGCGGTCGATACCGCAGCGCTGACACGCCCGGCAGCGAATTGTCCCGGGGCACTTATCAACAGGGGTACACGGGCCGCCATTTCATACCAGTGCATTTTGTACCAGAGGCCTTTCTCGCCGAGCATGTCGCCGTGGTCACCGGAGAACACAATGATCGTGTCATCGATTAATCCGGTTTCTTCCAGTGTTTGCAGGAGTTTGCCAACGTTGGCGTCGATATAGCTGCAGGCACCGAAGTACGCCCGGCGCGCATCGCGAATCTTGTCCACAGGCAGTGGTTTATCCCACAGGTCGTAAACTTTGAGCAGGCGCTGCGAGTGCGGATCGAGTTCGTGTTGATCCGGCGTTGTAGGCAACGGGATATCGGCATCGTCGTACAAATCCCAGAACGCCTTGGGAATGGTGTACGGGTCGTGTGGGTGAGTCATTGATACGGTCAGGCAGAACGGCTGGTCGCCGTCCTCGCGAATATGATCGAACAGATATTGTTGCGCCTTGAACACCACCTCTTCGTCGAAATCGAGTTGGTTGGTGCGCACACACGGACCGGCCTGCAGCACTGAAGACATGTTGTGATACCAACTCGGGCGCACGTCCGGTTCGTCCCAGTTCACCGCCCAACCGTAATCGGCCGGGTAGATATCGCTGGTCAGGCGTTCTTCATAACCGTGCAATTGGTCCGGGCCACAGAAGTGCATTTTCCCTGACAGCGCGGTGCGGTAGCCGAGGCGGCGCAGGTAATGGGCGTAAGTCGGCACATCGGCGGGGAAATCGGCAGCATTGTCATAGGCGCCGATCTTGCTCGGCAACTGGCCGCTGACCAGGGTAAAACGCGACGGTGCGCACAACGGGCTGTTGCAGTAAGCGGCGTCGAACACCACGCCTTGGGCGGCGAGGCGGGAAAGATTCGGCAGTTTGATCGGCGAAGGGCCGTAGAACGGCAACATTGGCGCGGCCATCTGATCGGCCATGATGAAAAGAATATTCTTGCGCTTCATGTGATCGCGGCATTCCATAGTGAATATTTATGCGACATTGCTGCGATCGAGCATGGAGCCCATGCTGAATCCGGTAAAGCCCGTGCCGGACAATGACTAGGATAAGCACCGCTTATGTATGAAGCCTTGGGTGATCTGTCGCTCGACCTGCTCCGCGCCTTCGAAGCGGCGGCTCGGCAGCGCAGTTTTACTGCTGCCGCGGTTGAGCTTGGCACCACGCAACCGGCGATCAGCCAGCAGATCAAACGGCTGGAAGAACAGCTCGGCACGCGCCTGTTTGACCGAATCTACCGAGGCATCGAGCTGACCGAAGTCGGCGCGATCCTGTTTGAGCAAGTTGCCTTGGGTTTGCAGAATATCGACGCTGGATTGAGTGCGATCAGCGCACAACAGCAACACGAGGTGCTGCAAGTCGCCACCGATTTTGCCTTCGCCGCTTATTGGTTAATGCCACGCTTGCACCGTTTTCACGAAGCCAATCCGCAGGTTGACGTGAGCCTGGTGACCAGCGAACGCAACCACAACATGCTGCGCACCGACATCGACGTGGCGATCCTGTTTGGCGATGGGCGCTTTAAACAGGGTGAAAGCCATTGGTTGTTCAGCGAGGAAGTGTTCCCGGTGTGCAGTCCGCAATTGCTCAAGGATCGCGCCCTGCCCCTGCCTGCTCAGGCGTTACTGGAGTTTCCGTTGTTGCACCTGCGCGGGGAAAACAGCAGCAACTGGTTTGACTGGAGTGGTCTGTTCCGTGAGCTCGGTATCAATACACCGCCGGCGCCGGGGCAATTGCGCTTCGACAATTACACGCTGTTGATTCAAGCGGCGATTGGCGGCCAAGGCGTGGCGATTGGCTGGCGGCACCTTGTGGATAACTTGCTGAGTCAGGGTTTGTTATACCGGCCGATTGCTGAAACGACGCTGTCGCGGTTGGGTTATTACGTGGTGCTGCCGCAACGCAAACGTCGGGGCGCGCTGATTCAGCAGTTTGTCGATTGGTTGATGGTGGAGCAGGCGAGTAGCGCTGAATCGCTCAATGGGTTGGCATTGCCTTCGATTGCGGTTTGAAGATCAAAAGATCGCAGCCTTCGGCAGCTCCTACACCGATTTCATGTATGAGTTGGCGAAGGCTGCGATCTTTTACAAATCTGCAGCCGCCACGAAATTCACATGCTGGCCCACATGCAGATTCAACCGCAGCTCATCAGCAATCCCCACCGCCACGCGGTTCAAGCGCTCCAGCGGTTCGGCCAGACCCGGTTCGAGATTGCCGCCAACCTGACTGAAATGCTCAATGGTCAGCCCGGCCACACCGTGCGGCGCATTCACCAGCGTCCAGTGCAGCGGGCTGCTTTGCACGGCTTCGAGAATTTCTTCGGCGGCATGGCGTTGCAGGCG from Pseudomonas tensinigenes harbors:
- the aroE gene encoding shikimate dehydrogenase — protein: MDRYVVFGNPIGHSKSPMIHKLFAEQTGQHLDYSTLLAPLEDFAGCATAFFQEGRGANVTVPFKEDAYRLANSLTARAQRAGAVNTLSKLADGSLLGDNTDGAGLVRDLTVNAGFSLTGKRILLLGAGGAVRGALEPLLAEQPASVIIANRTVDKAELLAELFCDLGPVSASGFDWLREPVDVIINATSASLTGDVPPIAPSLIEPGKTLCYDMMYGKEPTAFCRWASENGAAVAMDGLGMLAEQAAEAFYLWRGVRPDTAPVLAELRRQLAQ
- a CDS encoding SulP family inorganic anion transporter; its protein translation is MAFPSRHSLLPFLTWLPRQTRASVGRDLIVGLSGAILALPQSIAYALIAGLPPEYGLYAAIIPVLIACLWGSSWHLICGPTAAISIVLFASVSPLAVPASQDYITLILLLTLLAGIFQWLLGLLRFGALVNFVSHSVVLGFTLGAAVVIAIGQLPNLLGLELPAKATALASLMDLLHHLRAVDKPSLVLGVATVVVGVVLKQLLPRWPTLLITLALASLLVWLWPAMFGHVHLVSAFVGRLPPFSALPLDLDLILRLLPSAVAVGMLGLVTSLSIARSISARSQQLLDANQEVRAQGLSNIVGAFFSGSLSAGSFTRSGLSYEAGACSPLAGVFSAIWVALFAIFGAGLIAHIPIPAMAGSILLIAWGLVDHRGIRALLRVSRAEFVVMALTCLATLLLELQTAIYAGVLASLFFYLKRTSQPRVQHWRDGEDDVLRVGGSIFFGASHYLQVRLQRLHGARVVIEAQQINFIDYSGVEMLHQEARRLLRQNRSLTLRRARPQVVEELRKLEGPEKCPIRFED
- the choX gene encoding choline ABC transporter substrate-binding protein, with amino-acid sequence MRKLSTVVTVGLIALSSASAFAEQSCDTVKMADPGWSDIAATNAITGFLLDGMGYKAKVDTLAVPITFGGLKDGQVDVFLGNWMPAQQGFYDKFVATGDVTQLAKNLDGTEFTLAVPDYVWDAGVHNFADLNKYADKFDRKIYGIGSGAPANISLQEIIKKNDFDMGQWKLIESSEQAMLAEVSRAVKKQKFVTFLGWTPHPMNVQLKMHYLKGGEKYFGDTGSVFTLTRKGYAEACPNVGKLLTNLSFTQEMENSIMAEVVNKKVTNAEAAKAWIKANPAVLDKWLDGVKTVDGKDALAAVKAKL
- the betC gene encoding choline-sulfatase, encoding MKRKNILFIMADQMAAPMLPFYGPSPIKLPNLSRLAAQGVVFDAAYCNSPLCAPSRFTLVSGQLPSKIGAYDNAADFPADVPTYAHYLRRLGYRTALSGKMHFCGPDQLHGYEERLTSDIYPADYGWAVNWDEPDVRPSWYHNMSSVLQAGPCVRTNQLDFDEEVVFKAQQYLFDHIREDGDQPFCLTVSMTHPHDPYTIPKAFWDLYDDADIPLPTTPDQHELDPHSQRLLKVYDLWDKPLPVDKIRDARRAYFGACSYIDANVGKLLQTLEETGLIDDTIIVFSGDHGDMLGEKGLWYKMHWYEMAARVPLLISAPGQFAAGRVSAAVSTADLLPTFVELAGGTLEPGLPLDGRSLVSHLQGQGGHDEVFGEYMAEGTVSPLMMIRRGAYKFIYSESDPCLLFDVDNDPRELEELSQSPQHRTLFDDFLAEARAKWDIPAIHREVLASQRRRRFVADALTIGKLKSWDHQPLVDASQQYMRNHIDLDDLERKARYPQPCQNQ
- a CDS encoding choline sulfate utilization transcriptional regulator; this translates as MYEALGDLSLDLLRAFEAAARQRSFTAAAVELGTTQPAISQQIKRLEEQLGTRLFDRIYRGIELTEVGAILFEQVALGLQNIDAGLSAISAQQQHEVLQVATDFAFAAYWLMPRLHRFHEANPQVDVSLVTSERNHNMLRTDIDVAILFGDGRFKQGESHWLFSEEVFPVCSPQLLKDRALPLPAQALLEFPLLHLRGENSSNWFDWSGLFRELGINTPPAPGQLRFDNYTLLIQAAIGGQGVAIGWRHLVDNLLSQGLLYRPIAETTLSRLGYYVVLPQRKRRGALIQQFVDWLMVEQASSAESLNGLALPSIAV